Proteins found in one Herbiconiux sp. A18JL235 genomic segment:
- a CDS encoding MFS transporter: MSRPPRSDAAGSERTAPEPAAPASAEAAPGGTGGDRLAESSGRPRGTWGIGGQAVLVCAFIACVQMTWGVIVPALPVLVEHFGLATGSIGVLIAAFAIGRVIANVPAGLALRRIPPRPFLQVVCVLLIAVTAVTGLLPNEPALLAARLVAGVLGGAAVTIGFAVIVAGAPPERRGRTMAMATVVQMSGGAIGALIGGAAVSAWGVQWAFAVAVLPLVVCLCVDLVRPASWFWSAFADRPAPDARLRPSTPVATGVPRPPGSRLLAVGLVAVAFATFFARFAGEQGLIPVLAYDIGGLDPFGLGVVMAIGTVVSIGALPLIGRVVDRGARLTVLIPSTLVAAGAVMLFPAMTAPLAFSAVLVLYYVATSVAGIVPNVVTGERFPPATAGTIIGFTRSAGDIGAALGPILVFAVADLAGPVPAVGVIAATLVLALIVLVVPIVRGLRLAQSSSRDGSRATRT, from the coding sequence GTGAGTCGTCCCCCGCGGTCGGATGCGGCCGGTTCGGAGCGTACAGCGCCCGAGCCGGCCGCTCCGGCGTCTGCGGAGGCCGCGCCGGGCGGCACCGGGGGCGACCGGCTCGCCGAGTCGTCGGGTCGCCCCCGCGGCACCTGGGGCATCGGTGGGCAGGCGGTTCTGGTGTGCGCCTTCATCGCCTGCGTGCAGATGACCTGGGGTGTGATCGTTCCGGCGCTCCCCGTGCTGGTCGAGCATTTCGGTCTCGCCACGGGGAGCATCGGAGTGCTCATCGCCGCGTTCGCGATCGGCCGGGTGATCGCCAACGTGCCGGCCGGTCTCGCGCTCCGCCGCATCCCTCCCCGCCCCTTCCTGCAGGTGGTGTGCGTGCTGCTCATCGCGGTCACCGCGGTGACCGGTCTGCTGCCGAACGAGCCGGCGTTGCTCGCCGCACGGCTGGTGGCCGGAGTGCTGGGCGGAGCCGCGGTGACGATCGGCTTCGCGGTGATCGTGGCGGGCGCCCCGCCCGAGCGCCGCGGCCGCACCATGGCCATGGCCACCGTCGTGCAGATGAGCGGTGGGGCGATCGGCGCGCTGATCGGCGGCGCCGCGGTGAGTGCGTGGGGTGTGCAGTGGGCGTTCGCGGTGGCCGTGCTGCCGCTCGTGGTGTGCCTCTGCGTCGATCTGGTGCGCCCGGCGAGCTGGTTCTGGTCGGCGTTCGCCGATCGTCCGGCACCGGATGCGCGGCTGCGGCCGAGCACGCCGGTCGCGACGGGTGTGCCTCGCCCTCCGGGTTCGCGCCTCCTGGCCGTGGGTCTGGTGGCTGTCGCCTTCGCCACCTTCTTCGCCCGCTTCGCGGGCGAGCAGGGCCTCATCCCGGTGCTCGCCTACGACATCGGCGGGCTCGACCCGTTCGGCCTCGGTGTCGTCATGGCCATCGGTACAGTGGTGAGCATCGGCGCCCTTCCGCTCATCGGGCGCGTTGTCGACCGGGGAGCACGGCTCACGGTGCTCATCCCCTCCACCCTCGTCGCGGCAGGTGCCGTGATGCTCTTCCCCGCCATGACGGCACCGCTCGCCTTCTCGGCGGTGCTCGTGCTCTACTACGTGGCCACCAGCGTGGCCGGCATCGTGCCGAACGTGGTGACGGGTGAGCGGTTCCCGCCTGCCACGGCGGGAACCATCATCGGCTTCACCCGTTCGGCGGGCGATATCGGCGCGGCGCTCGGGCCCATCCTGGTGTTCGCGGTGGCCGACCTCGCGGGGCCCGTGCCCGCGGTCGGCGTCATCGCCGCGACCCTGGTGCTTGCCCTGATCGTGCTCGTGGTGCCGATCGTGCGCGGCTTGCGCCTCGCTCAGAGCTCGTCGCGGGACGGGTCGAGGGCCACCCGCACCTGA
- a CDS encoding GntR family transcriptional regulator yields MTPSEPARPPHPPRRRSFTDDKILDLGRHRRQDEARRLRDLVSAFVLSAAESGQRLPSDEEIAREFSCTRNTARIAMQMLVQENSIGRAAGQGTHARTPPTTWRTDRLLDKLRISPEPVDHDYLLIGWHETSAIPAPMAAVFDPRAVRMAVFERVVLYRGRPGSLRTYYLPLRAHDEFGQADANDDVLEALEHRFGHSPLSASRQISAISADLSAAELLAVEVGTPLLFIETTVRAASGHVVMVYHGRQRSDQVRVALDPSRDEL; encoded by the coding sequence ATGACGCCCTCCGAACCCGCCAGGCCGCCCCACCCCCCGCGGCGGCGGAGCTTCACCGACGACAAGATCCTCGACCTCGGCCGCCACCGCAGGCAGGACGAGGCGAGGCGGCTGCGCGACCTGGTGTCGGCCTTCGTGCTCTCCGCCGCCGAGAGCGGCCAACGGCTGCCCTCCGACGAGGAGATCGCCCGCGAGTTCTCCTGCACCCGCAACACCGCGCGCATCGCGATGCAGATGCTGGTGCAGGAGAACTCGATCGGTCGCGCGGCCGGCCAGGGAACGCATGCCCGCACCCCTCCCACCACCTGGCGCACCGACCGGCTGCTCGACAAGCTGCGCATCTCGCCCGAGCCGGTCGACCACGACTACCTCCTCATCGGCTGGCACGAGACCTCGGCGATCCCGGCCCCCATGGCCGCGGTGTTCGACCCCCGAGCGGTGCGGATGGCCGTGTTCGAGCGGGTCGTGCTCTATCGCGGGCGCCCCGGCTCGCTGCGCACCTACTACCTTCCGCTGCGCGCGCACGACGAGTTCGGCCAGGCCGATGCGAACGACGACGTGCTCGAGGCGCTCGAGCACCGCTTCGGGCACAGCCCGCTGAGCGCCTCCCGGCAGATCAGCGCGATCTCGGCCGACCTCTCCGCGGCGGAGCTGCTCGCGGTGGAGGTGGGCACGCCGCTGCTGTTCATCGAGACGACCGTGCGCGCAGCCTCCGGCCACGTCGTGATGGTGTACCACGGGCGGCAGCGCTCCGATCAGGTGCGGGTGGCCCTCGACCCGTCCCGCGACGAGCTCTGA
- a CDS encoding NtaA/DmoA family FMN-dependent monooxygenase (This protein belongs to a clade of FMN-dependent monooxygenases, within a broader family of flavin-dependent oxidoreductases, the luciferase-like monooxygenase (LMM) family, some of whose members use coenzyme F420 rather than FMN.), producing MPYQMSLALDLSFSHHQGRWRLPGSWAGRDFPDLRMYRELLLAAERGCLDMVFFGDGTGIPSTYGGTIDTALEWGIGFPRQDMSPFIAALAQQTSNIGFGLTYSSTFMHPFYVARLLNSLDIVTAGRMAFNVVTSSRGADAANYGFDSLMDHDARYRRMEEFVGVCQELWRSVDRDAFVWDRETGMVAEPGSIRPIDHHGEFFDVAGPLNTVPSPQQAPVLIQAGGSPRGIRASAGFADLVFGGAFSDADRLRHRTLLDEELLAAGRDPSRVGILWDLQLIVGETTDDARRRKAQLADLLPPEASAAQFAHNTGYDFQTLPERFTLEELQAEVIAKQASPMGFRDLVNEHGATTELTREEFFEGLWRVATGYEHTVAGSAAEVADYLEHSYEASGSRGGFMIAHPQVTPRDLIDVVGLLVPELQRRGRFRTRYDGSTLRDTLGVPEFA from the coding sequence GTGCCCTACCAGATGAGCCTCGCGCTCGACCTCTCCTTCTCCCACCACCAGGGCCGGTGGCGACTCCCCGGCTCCTGGGCGGGCCGCGACTTCCCCGACCTGCGCATGTACCGCGAGCTGTTGCTCGCGGCCGAGCGCGGCTGCCTCGACATGGTGTTCTTCGGCGACGGCACCGGCATCCCCTCCACCTACGGCGGCACCATCGACACCGCCCTCGAGTGGGGCATCGGGTTCCCGCGCCAGGACATGAGCCCGTTCATCGCCGCCCTCGCGCAGCAGACCAGCAACATCGGTTTCGGACTGACCTACTCGTCGACATTCATGCATCCCTTCTATGTCGCCCGGCTGCTCAACTCCCTCGACATCGTGACCGCCGGGCGGATGGCGTTCAACGTCGTCACCTCTTCACGCGGAGCCGACGCCGCGAACTACGGTTTCGACTCGCTGATGGATCACGACGCACGCTACCGACGCATGGAGGAGTTCGTCGGGGTCTGCCAAGAGCTGTGGAGAAGTGTCGACCGAGACGCCTTCGTGTGGGACAGGGAGACCGGCATGGTCGCCGAGCCGGGCAGCATCCGCCCCATCGACCACCACGGCGAGTTCTTCGACGTCGCCGGCCCGCTCAACACGGTGCCGAGCCCACAGCAGGCGCCCGTGCTCATCCAGGCCGGCGGGTCGCCGCGCGGCATCCGCGCCTCAGCGGGCTTCGCCGACCTCGTGTTCGGCGGTGCATTCTCCGACGCCGATCGCCTCCGCCACCGCACCCTGCTCGACGAGGAGCTGCTCGCCGCAGGGCGCGACCCCTCGCGCGTCGGCATCCTCTGGGACCTCCAGCTCATCGTCGGCGAGACCACCGACGACGCACGCCGCCGCAAGGCCCAGCTCGCCGATCTGCTGCCGCCCGAGGCCTCCGCTGCGCAGTTCGCGCACAACACCGGCTACGACTTCCAGACCCTCCCCGAGCGCTTCACCCTTGAGGAGCTGCAGGCCGAGGTGATCGCGAAGCAGGCCAGCCCGATGGGCTTCCGCGACCTGGTGAACGAGCACGGCGCCACCACAGAGCTCACCCGCGAGGAGTTCTTCGAGGGGCTCTGGAGGGTGGCCACCGGATACGAGCACACGGTCGCCGGCAGCGCCGCCGAGGTCGCCGACTACCTCGAGCACTCCTACGAGGCCAGCGGCAGCCGGGGCGGCTTCATGATCGCGCACCCGCAGGTCACCCCGCGCGACCTCATCGACGTGGTGGGGCTGCTGGTGCCCGAGTTGCAGCGCCGCGGCAGGTTCCGCACACGCTACGACGGCTCGACGCTGCGCGACACCTTGGGGGTGCCGGAGTTCGCGTGA
- a CDS encoding LLM class flavin-dependent oxidoreductase: protein MVSYGVFLPVGNNGWILSTTSPQYEPTFELQRAIVDRAEKHGLDFALAMLKYRGYGGETQHWNHTIDPMTLMAALAPITSTIKLYATVSPLSYNPIVVAKMAQLIDEISGGRFGINLVAGWNRSEYAQMGAWRGDDYYGYRYDYLSEFTQILLTAWERGRVTFHGDYFDIDDCEVAPVPTGHIDLISAGTSPRGRRFVAEYADYHFGAGGDAEEVAASNTALAAASAELGRTPGAFAQTLVVLGDTDADARRKAELYQRGVDLGAVAGMVREYSNDTSTDGSSAMVAESHRADVSPFYGGRALVGSPQTVADHLNAIAAVPGTAGVMLTFDDFLEGTDRFGTEVMPLLDHLPARTPSPPSASTRSSEPASSPKG from the coding sequence ATGGTCAGCTACGGCGTCTTCCTCCCCGTCGGCAACAACGGCTGGATCCTGTCCACCACCTCGCCGCAGTACGAGCCCACCTTCGAGCTGCAGCGCGCGATCGTCGACCGTGCCGAGAAGCACGGCCTCGACTTCGCGCTGGCGATGCTGAAGTACCGCGGGTACGGCGGGGAGACGCAGCACTGGAACCACACCATCGACCCCATGACCCTGATGGCAGCCCTCGCCCCGATCACCTCGACCATCAAGCTCTACGCCACGGTGTCGCCGCTCAGCTACAACCCCATCGTGGTGGCGAAGATGGCGCAGCTGATCGACGAGATCTCGGGCGGCAGGTTCGGCATCAACCTCGTGGCCGGATGGAACCGCAGCGAGTACGCCCAGATGGGCGCCTGGCGCGGCGACGACTACTACGGCTACCGCTACGACTACCTCTCGGAGTTCACCCAGATCCTCCTCACCGCCTGGGAGCGCGGAAGGGTCACCTTCCACGGCGACTACTTCGACATCGACGACTGCGAGGTGGCGCCCGTGCCGACGGGCCACATCGACCTCATCTCCGCCGGAACCTCACCGCGCGGGCGCCGCTTCGTGGCCGAGTACGCCGACTACCACTTCGGGGCGGGCGGCGACGCCGAGGAGGTCGCCGCCTCGAACACCGCGCTGGCGGCCGCGAGCGCCGAGCTCGGCCGCACCCCCGGCGCGTTCGCGCAGACCCTCGTGGTGCTCGGCGACACCGATGCCGACGCGCGGCGCAAGGCCGAGCTCTACCAACGGGGCGTCGACCTCGGCGCCGTGGCAGGGATGGTGCGGGAGTACTCGAACGACACCTCGACCGACGGCTCGAGCGCCATGGTGGCGGAGAGCCACCGCGCCGACGTGTCGCCCTTCTACGGCGGGCGCGCGCTGGTGGGCTCGCCGCAGACCGTCGCCGACCACCTCAACGCCATCGCCGCCGTGCCGGGCACCGCCGGCGTCATGCTCACCTTCGACGACTTCCTCGAGGGCACCGACCGCTTCGGCACCGAGGTGATGCCGCTGCTCGACCACCTGCCCGCACGCACTCCTTCTCCGCCGTCTGCGAGCACCCGCTCCTCCGAGCCCGCCTCCTCTCCGAAAGGCTGA
- a CDS encoding asparaginase domain-containing protein, which yields MSFTADRRARVVIFSGPRATIQNSAALRTSQSVRRTRGLAGADPAAPESLRSQQLAAPVTAYVAAFSAHPLERDAAELYGPVDGWLDPVSGEFLDAAEAEGDDDATRPDGWTPVYRVTLDPADGPYPLPYAATQANGEPWNGPFDDAGNARQLFYPDASRIVREIDHFGLDGYGGNNLLGSLADFDFVRAAPSGGYTKGQPAAERTDTPTPAGHRGEPGDLAPEVLGENFFPYMPMRQEPALPTLATLTNIVYDTLAEGDYDGAIWLEGSPTTEETVYWFNLLIPTRRPLIGNCSQYGHGVFGNDGDHNLVQSTAYIASRVWADANGDDRVGTVMIQNGQVFTSREVQKADARPGGYIAYGGHGGIVGNTVEDPVLSFVPVARHTHTSALTLDTLPTSVPGIHGSPVETVDGEGHLLPGALPKVTIARYVNYGQDDFSDSADSEVEILARIAKNLRDHPLSGIVAEGSAPYGGVYESMRAALLQAVFRGMPVVAVGRGGGGYAFGQSTMGGLLVRGSNLSAPKARILLMASLLKFGALPVPGDPDAPTATELDAIRSKVAEYQLVFDTH from the coding sequence ATGAGCTTCACGGCAGACCGTCGGGCCCGCGTGGTGATCTTCTCCGGCCCCCGAGCGACCATCCAGAACAGCGCCGCCCTGCGCACGAGCCAGTCGGTGCGCCGGACGAGGGGGCTCGCGGGAGCCGACCCGGCCGCCCCCGAGTCGTTGCGTTCGCAGCAGCTCGCCGCACCCGTCACGGCGTACGTCGCCGCGTTCTCGGCGCATCCGCTCGAGCGCGATGCCGCCGAGCTCTACGGCCCGGTCGACGGCTGGCTCGACCCCGTGTCGGGCGAGTTCCTCGACGCGGCAGAGGCCGAGGGCGACGACGACGCCACCCGACCCGACGGCTGGACCCCCGTCTACCGGGTCACCCTCGACCCCGCCGACGGCCCCTACCCCCTCCCCTACGCCGCCACCCAGGCCAACGGCGAGCCCTGGAACGGCCCGTTCGACGACGCCGGCAACGCCCGCCAGCTGTTCTACCCCGATGCCTCGCGCATCGTGCGCGAGATCGACCACTTCGGGCTCGACGGCTACGGCGGCAACAATCTGCTCGGCAGCCTCGCCGACTTCGATTTCGTGCGGGCAGCACCCTCGGGCGGCTACACCAAGGGGCAGCCGGCGGCCGAGCGTACCGACACGCCCACGCCCGCGGGCCACCGCGGGGAGCCGGGCGATCTCGCCCCCGAGGTGCTCGGGGAGAACTTCTTCCCGTACATGCCGATGCGCCAGGAGCCGGCGCTCCCCACCCTCGCCACGCTCACCAACATCGTCTACGACACCTTGGCCGAAGGCGACTACGACGGCGCCATCTGGCTCGAGGGAAGCCCCACCACCGAGGAGACCGTCTACTGGTTCAACCTCCTCATCCCCACCCGCCGCCCTCTCATCGGCAACTGCTCGCAGTACGGGCACGGAGTCTTCGGCAACGACGGCGACCACAACCTCGTGCAGTCGACGGCCTACATCGCCTCCCGGGTCTGGGCCGACGCGAACGGCGACGACCGCGTCGGCACCGTGATGATCCAGAACGGGCAGGTGTTCACCTCGCGCGAGGTGCAGAAAGCGGATGCGCGGCCCGGCGGGTACATCGCCTACGGCGGTCACGGCGGCATCGTGGGCAACACCGTCGAAGACCCCGTGCTCTCGTTCGTGCCGGTCGCCAGGCACACCCACACCTCGGCGCTCACGCTCGACACCTTGCCGACGAGCGTGCCGGGCATCCACGGCTCGCCCGTCGAGACCGTCGACGGCGAGGGCCACCTGCTGCCGGGCGCCCTGCCGAAGGTCACCATCGCGCGCTACGTCAACTACGGCCAGGACGACTTCTCCGACTCCGCCGACAGCGAGGTCGAGATCCTCGCCCGCATCGCGAAGAACCTGCGCGACCATCCCCTGTCGGGCATCGTCGCCGAGGGCTCCGCTCCCTACGGCGGAGTGTACGAGTCGATGCGGGCGGCACTCCTGCAGGCAGTCTTCCGCGGCATGCCGGTGGTCGCCGTCGGGCGCGGTGGAGGCGGCTACGCGTTCGGGCAGTCGACCATGGGCGGGCTGCTCGTTCGCGGCAGCAACCTGTCCGCTCCGAAGGCACGCATCCTGCTCATGGCGAGCCTGCTGAAGTTCGGCGCCCTGCCGGTGCCGGGCGACCCGGATGCGCCTACCGCGACCGAGCTCGACGCCATCCGCTCGAAAGTCGCCGAGTACCAGCTCGTCTTCGACACCCACTGA
- a CDS encoding VOC family protein: MTTNLNPYIAFKGDAKEAMEFYRSVFGGELRSNTFDEFQMPVDEGEGSLIMHSQLVTPGGLVLMASDTPSSMEYTPGSAITISLSGDDTEELRGWFEALSAGGTVTLPFEKAPWGDYYGQFTDRFGVAWMVNGGSTADSAPDGA; encoded by the coding sequence ATGACCACCAACCTCAACCCCTACATCGCGTTCAAGGGCGACGCGAAGGAGGCGATGGAGTTCTACCGGTCGGTGTTCGGCGGCGAGCTCCGCTCGAACACCTTCGACGAGTTCCAGATGCCGGTCGACGAGGGGGAGGGCTCACTCATCATGCACTCCCAGCTGGTGACGCCGGGCGGCCTCGTGCTGATGGCCTCCGACACCCCGAGCTCGATGGAGTACACGCCGGGCAGCGCCATCACCATATCGCTGAGCGGCGACGACACCGAGGAGCTGCGCGGCTGGTTCGAGGCGCTCTCCGCGGGCGGCACGGTCACACTGCCGTTCGAGAAGGCGCCGTGGGGCGACTACTACGGCCAGTTCACCGACAGGTTCGGCGTGGCCTGGATGGTGAACGGCGGGTCGACGGCCGACTCCGCGCCCGACGGCGCCTGA
- a CDS encoding O-acetyl-ADP-ribose deacetylase, translating to MTDAIEIVRADITTVEADAIVNAANSSLLGGGGVDGAIHRRGGPAILEACRELRRTVLPDGLPAGDAVHTTAGDLPARWVIHTVGPVWSARDDRSAVLASAYRRSLEVAVELGAASIVFPAVSAGVYGWPMDDAARIAVESVRASPYDGSVTFALFSAEAEEAFRRRAGSAGRS from the coding sequence ATGACGGATGCGATCGAGATCGTCAGAGCCGACATCACGACGGTGGAGGCCGACGCCATCGTGAATGCGGCGAACAGCTCGCTGCTCGGCGGCGGCGGGGTCGACGGCGCCATCCACCGCCGCGGCGGGCCAGCGATCCTCGAGGCCTGTCGGGAGCTCAGGCGCACCGTGCTGCCCGACGGGCTTCCCGCGGGCGACGCGGTCCACACCACCGCGGGCGATCTTCCCGCCCGCTGGGTCATCCACACGGTCGGACCCGTGTGGAGCGCGCGCGACGACCGCTCGGCAGTGCTGGCGTCGGCGTACCGCAGGTCGCTCGAGGTCGCGGTCGAACTCGGGGCGGCATCCATCGTCTTCCCCGCCGTGTCGGCCGGGGTCTACGGCTGGCCGATGGACGACGCCGCGCGCATCGCCGTGGAGTCGGTGCGTGCGAGCCCCTACGACGGGTCGGTGACCTTCGCGCTGTTCAGCGCCGAGGCCGAGGAGGCGTTCAGGCGGAGAGCAGGCTCTGCAGGGCGCTCGTGA
- the purQ gene encoding phosphoribosylformylglycinamidine synthase subunit PurQ, whose amino-acid sequence MTRVGVVTFPGSLDDRDAQRAVKFAGAEPVALWHGDHDLQGVDAVVLPGGFSYGDYLRCGAIASHSPLMREVVAAAERGVPVLGICNGFQMLTEAHLLPGGLIRNDHGSFICRDQVLRVENASTAWTNGYTSGQEITIPLKNGEGGYIASAETLERLEGEGLVAFRYVGVNPNGSLNDIAGVTNERGNVVGLMPHPEHAIEPGFGPDTAAAMRSGVDGLTMFTSALQSLLSA is encoded by the coding sequence GTGACCCGGGTCGGAGTCGTCACCTTCCCCGGCTCGCTCGACGACCGCGACGCGCAGCGTGCGGTGAAGTTCGCGGGTGCCGAGCCGGTCGCGCTCTGGCACGGCGACCACGACCTGCAGGGCGTCGACGCCGTCGTTCTCCCCGGCGGGTTCAGCTACGGCGACTACCTGCGCTGCGGCGCGATCGCCTCGCACTCGCCGCTCATGCGCGAGGTCGTCGCCGCGGCGGAACGCGGAGTGCCGGTGCTCGGCATCTGCAACGGCTTCCAGATGCTCACCGAGGCGCACCTGCTGCCCGGTGGCCTCATCCGCAACGACCACGGCAGCTTCATCTGCCGCGACCAGGTGCTGCGGGTCGAGAACGCCTCGACGGCCTGGACGAACGGCTACACCTCGGGCCAGGAGATCACCATCCCGCTGAAGAACGGCGAGGGCGGCTACATCGCCTCGGCCGAGACGCTGGAGCGCCTCGAGGGCGAGGGCCTCGTGGCATTCCGCTACGTCGGCGTGAACCCGAACGGCTCGCTCAACGACATCGCCGGCGTCACCAACGAGCGCGGCAACGTGGTGGGGCTCATGCCGCACCCCGAGCACGCCATCGAGCCCGGCTTCGGCCCCGACACCGCTGCCGCCATGCGCTCGGGCGTCGACGGCCTCACCATGTTCACGAGCGCCCTGCAGAGCCTGCTCTCCGCCTGA
- the purS gene encoding phosphoribosylformylglycinamidine synthase subunit PurS produces the protein MPKIVVDVMPKAELLDPQGKAVAGALARLGHQAFTDVRVGKRFELTVEGPVDEQILSAVREVADELLSNSVIEDVVNITVVDAAGEHSAAAASGALA, from the coding sequence GTGCCGAAGATCGTCGTCGACGTCATGCCCAAAGCAGAACTTCTCGACCCTCAGGGCAAGGCCGTCGCCGGCGCCCTCGCCCGCCTCGGCCACCAGGCCTTCACCGACGTGCGCGTCGGCAAGCGGTTCGAACTGACCGTCGAGGGGCCTGTCGACGAGCAGATCCTGAGCGCCGTGCGCGAGGTCGCCGACGAGCTGCTCTCGAACTCCGTGATCGAAGACGTGGTGAACATCACCGTGGTCGACGCGGCGGGCGAGCACAGCGCCGCTGCCGCATCCGGGGCCCTGGCGTGA